One Trichoderma asperellum chromosome 5, complete sequence genomic region harbors:
- a CDS encoding uncharacterized protein (EggNog:ENOG41), with translation MSSKASPVTHKQPRILACVLCQHRKIKCDRNSPCSNCIKANVTCTPSTPAPARKRRRPNQDLQERLARCEELLKQYANGSVPIPGPPLPPPPPPAQRPLPPFPATPSNSIAPSSEAPVATPASVDSTMSRKPSTLIVREDGNVRFMDSYIWTSVYEELQKMREIVETDDPEDSSLLGSDELTPDNVADLVLSADMFNSSTEDLQPDPIHIFRLWQLYLDRVNPLFKVIHVPTTQPFVMEAATNMSNLPLHYQALMFSIFAMASVSMTSAECIQTIGISREAAIQRFNTGTKSALIKYSFLKNHNMTALQAVVLYLLSLEGRYDRHAQWVISGAIVRIAQKMGYHRDGSQLNLNPFETEMRRRIWWHIMMLDAKCAMISGLSSTWLTNNWDTKKPRNVNDADLYPGSTEPVAERDGPTEMAFVMVITEMFRFKIEADSSNESRAFEAAMMGQTLDESDTESNTRAIFEKFRTKAAELEERLKLIENNYIDIRAGNAHAAALAIRPMLTSRLAEMLVPMEEQTEWGTEIFGPKDNFFKVLLMMMEHKTLAHEQMVAAGFQWFMRQHFQLDVFAVFTGLLHDRPMGILSDRAWIVMDKIYLDHPDFTDMTIKQHVAQAQFVLKAWRARETAYAQTGQRIDVPDFISRLRDLVPFNDSKSSGQGSVASPAIATPQQQPMAGFNQFLGGYLDVSTVNWEMFGEFLPSSGEQLSTAMFEGYPLDNLNMGNLGQS, from the exons ATGTCTTCAAAAGCTTCACCCGTCACTCACAAACAGCCTAGGATATTGGCTTGTGTGCTGTGCCAGCATCGCAAGATCAAATGCGACAGGAATTCACCATGTTCCAACTGCATCAAG GCCAATGTCACCTGCACTCCTAGTACGCCAGCACCAGCTCGTAAACGCCGCCGCCCGAACCAAGATCTCCAGGAACGCCTTGCACGATGTGAGGAACTGCTCAAGCAGTATGCCAATGGGTCTGTGCCGATACCAggtcctcctctgcctcctcctcctcctcccgcTCAGCGCCCGCTGCCACCATTTCCGGCAACCCCCTCCAACTCCATCGCGCCATCCTCCGAGGCACCTGTCGCTACACCGGCCAGCGTCGACTCAACTATGTCGCGGAAACCAAGTACTCTCATTGTcagagaagatggcaatgTCCGATTTATGGATAGTTACATTTGGACTAGTGTATATGAGGAG CTACAAAAAATGCGAGAAATCGTAGAGACCGATGACCCAGAAGACTCCAGTCTTCTTGGCTCAGATGAACTCACCCCTGACAATGTCGCAGACCTGGTTCTTTCGGCCGATATGTTCAACTCGAGTACTGAAGATTTGCAGCCCGATCCCATCCATATCTTCCGACTCTGGCAGCTGTATCTTGATCGCGTCAATCCTCTTTTCAAAGTCATCCACGTACCGACCACGCAGCCTTTCGTAATGGAAGCAGCTACTAATATGAGTAACCTACCGCTACACTACCAGGCCCTTATGTTCTCCATCTTCGCCATGGCTAGCGTGTCCATGACATCAGCGGAGTGCATACAGACGATTGGCATTTCTCGCGAAGCTGCCATTCAAAGGTTCAATACCGGCACCAAATCAGCCTTAATCAAATATAGCTTTCTCAAAAATCACAACATGACTGCGCTACAGGCTGTAGTTCTTTATTTG CTTTCGCTTGAAGGACGCTATGACAGACATGCACAATGGGTCATCAGCGGAGCTATCGTGCGAATAGCGCAAAAGATGGGATACCATCGGGACGGATCGCAGCTCAACCTGAACCCCTTCGAAACCGAGATGCGCAGGCGCATTTGGTGGCATATCATGATGCTCGATGCTAAATGTGCCATGATATCTGGTCTGAGTTCGACGTGGTTGACCAACAACTGGGACACTAAGAAGCCCCGGAATGTGAATGATGCGGACCTATACCCCGGCTCAACTGAACCCGTTGCTGAACGTGATGGCCCAACAGAAATGGCGTTTGTTATGGTTATTACGGAGATGTTCCGCTTTAAAATAGAAGCGGACAGTTCAAACGAATCTCGTGCCTTTGAGGCCGCCATGATGGGGCAGACGCTCGATGAAAGCGATACGGAAAGCAATACCAGAGCCATCTTTGAAAAATTTCGGACTAAAGCTGCAGAACTTGAAGAGAGATTGAAGCTCATAGAAAACAACTATATCGACATAAGAGCTGGAAATGCTCACGCTGCAGCCCTTGCTATCCGACCAATGCTCACAAGTAGATTAGCCGAGATGCTCGTTCCCATGGAGGAGCAAACAGAGTGGGGAACCGAGATATTTGGACCCAAGGATAACTTCTTCAAGGttctgctgatgatgatggagcaCAAGACACTGGCACATGAGCAAATGGTCGCTGCTGGCTTTCAGTGGTTCATGCGTCAGCACTTTCAGCTTGACGTGTTCGCAGTTTTCACAGGACTACTCCACGATCGCCCGATGGGAATTCTTTCTGATCGCGCCTGGATCGTCATGGATAAAATTTATCTCGACCACCCTGACTTTACAGATATGACGATTAAGCAACATGTCGCACAAGCCCAATTTGTGCTCAAAGCTTGGCGGGCTCGGGAGACCGCCTACGCCCAAACCGGCCAGAGGATTGATGTTCCCGATTTCATCAGTCGACTTCGAGACCTGGTACCTTTTAACGACTCCAAATCGTCAGGCCAGGGATCCGTGGCATCCCCTGCAATAGCTAcacctcagcagcagcccatggCGGGGTTCAACCAGTTCCTAGGCGGCTATCTCGATGTTTCCACTGTAAACTGGGAAATGTTTGGGGAATTCTTACCAAGTAGCGGAGAACAGCTCTCTACTGCTATGTTTGAGGGGTACCCCCTTGATAACCTCAATATGGGCAATCTGGGCCAGAGCTGA